A genomic segment from Actinomyces lilanjuaniae encodes:
- a CDS encoding MATE family efflux transporter, translating into MSAATAVGTVGHNDTVHAAPTVPSLNRRILSLAVPALGALVAEPVFVLIDSAMVGHLGTASLAGLSLASTVLTTTVGLFVFLAYATTATTARLLGAGRQADGLRAGLDGIWLGLVLGAAGAVALAATAPWLVEAMGAQAQVAQAARSYLWASAPGLPGMLVVLAATGTLRGLLDTRTPFVVATAGALLNVVLNAALVYGLGLGIVGSGAGTALAQTLMALALVRPLVRAARARGVPVAPRRAGLRASLGNGLPLLVRTLSLRTAILVTVWAATAQGPTALAAHQVVTAVWNLAAFALDALAIAAQALVGTSLGQAEASRASQPAPARGPSPGAGTEALADPQHGRWAETSREEAIWQVDDVLRRTLAWGVVTGTGIGMVVAVSSPWLPRLFTSESAVVLTAVPSLLVAASAMPLAGAVYLFDGVLMGAGDGRYLARAGLMTLVPYVPLAIVVSRTWPADDLGSSVPAPGLLWLWVAFAWVFMGARAVTTGLRTRGSAWRR; encoded by the coding sequence ATGTCTGCCGCCACCGCAGTGGGCACAGTAGGACACAATGACACCGTGCACGCCGCTCCCACCGTCCCTAGCCTGAACCGCCGTATCTTGTCCCTGGCGGTACCCGCGCTGGGGGCGCTCGTCGCCGAGCCGGTCTTCGTCCTCATAGACTCGGCCATGGTGGGCCACCTGGGGACTGCCAGCCTGGCGGGGCTGTCCCTGGCCTCGACTGTGCTGACGACCACCGTGGGCCTGTTCGTGTTTCTCGCCTATGCGACGACAGCCACCACAGCCAGGCTCCTGGGAGCGGGGCGCCAGGCCGACGGCCTGCGAGCCGGGCTTGACGGCATCTGGCTCGGCCTGGTCCTGGGTGCAGCGGGCGCGGTAGCCCTGGCTGCCACCGCCCCCTGGCTCGTCGAGGCGATGGGAGCCCAGGCGCAGGTGGCTCAGGCAGCCCGCTCCTACCTGTGGGCCTCTGCCCCCGGTCTGCCGGGCATGCTTGTGGTCCTGGCGGCTACCGGCACGCTGCGAGGACTGTTGGACACCCGCACACCTTTTGTCGTAGCAACAGCAGGGGCTCTGCTCAACGTCGTCCTCAATGCCGCCCTGGTCTACGGCCTGGGCCTGGGGATCGTCGGCTCCGGCGCAGGGACAGCTCTGGCCCAGACCCTGATGGCCCTGGCGCTGGTACGGCCCCTGGTCAGAGCCGCTCGTGCCCGGGGTGTTCCCGTGGCGCCTCGGCGCGCGGGTCTTCGTGCCTCGCTGGGCAACGGGCTGCCGCTCCTGGTGCGCACCCTCAGCCTGCGCACCGCCATCCTGGTCACCGTGTGGGCCGCGACGGCACAGGGGCCCACAGCACTAGCCGCCCACCAGGTAGTGACCGCCGTGTGGAACCTCGCCGCCTTTGCGCTGGATGCCCTGGCGATCGCCGCCCAGGCACTGGTGGGCACCTCCCTGGGACAGGCGGAGGCATCACGAGCCTCCCAGCCCGCTCCGGCCAGAGGCCCCAGCCCAGGAGCCGGTACTGAGGCCCTGGCCGACCCGCAGCACGGGCGGTGGGCAGAGACCAGCCGGGAGGAGGCAATCTGGCAGGTGGATGACGTCTTGCGCCGGACACTGGCGTGGGGGGTGGTGACCGGGACCGGTATCGGCATGGTTGTCGCCGTGTCCAGCCCCTGGCTTCCTCGCCTGTTCACCTCGGAGTCGGCCGTGGTCCTCACGGCAGTGCCGAGTCTTCTGGTCGCCGCCTCTGCCATGCCCCTGGCCGGGGCCGTCTACCTGTTCGACGGCGTCCTCATGGGGGCGGGGGACGGCCGTTACCTCGCCCGTGCTGGCCTGATGACGCTGGTGCCCTACGTGCCTCTGGCGATCGTGGTCAGTCGTACCTGGCCTGCTGACGACCTCGGCAGCAGTGTGCCTGCCCCTGGCCTGCTGTGGCTGTGGGTCGCCTTCGCGTGGGTGTTCATGGGTGCCAGAGCAGTCACCACCGGTCTACGCACACGCGGGAGCGCCTGGCGAAGGTAG
- the rplI gene encoding 50S ribosomal protein L9 yields MTTKLILTHDVAHLGAAGEVVEVKDGYARNYLVPRKLATPWTKGAQRQIDQMNEARRRRAIHSLDQAHAARDWLNGNVVTVTARAGAGGRLFGAVTTAALAEAVKEAGGPDVDRRKIDMTPPIKSTGRHSGSVRLHADVVARLEVNVVAAR; encoded by the coding sequence ATGACAACCAAGCTGATCCTCACCCATGACGTGGCCCACCTGGGTGCCGCAGGCGAGGTCGTAGAGGTTAAGGACGGATACGCCCGTAACTACCTGGTACCCCGCAAGTTGGCCACACCCTGGACCAAGGGTGCCCAACGCCAGATTGACCAGATGAACGAGGCGCGGCGTCGTCGGGCCATCCACTCCCTTGACCAGGCCCATGCGGCCCGCGACTGGCTCAATGGGAACGTCGTGACCGTGACGGCCCGGGCCGGCGCCGGCGGACGCCTCTTTGGCGCAGTGACCACGGCTGCGCTGGCCGAGGCAGTCAAGGAGGCAGGTGGTCCTGATGTCGACCGTCGCAAGATCGACATGACTCCTCCTATCAAGTCCACCGGCCGCCACAGCGGCTCAGTGCGCCTGCACGCTGACGTCGTCGCCCGTCTTGAGGTCAATGTCGTCGCAGCCCGCTAA
- the rpsR gene encoding 30S ribosomal protein S18, which produces MAKPQLRKPKKKVSPVKTVKVGRIDYKDTATLRKFISDRGKIRARRVTGVSVQDQRKIAKAVKNAREMALLPYSSSAR; this is translated from the coding sequence ATGGCGAAGCCCCAACTTCGCAAGCCCAAGAAGAAGGTCAGCCCGGTTAAGACCGTCAAGGTCGGCAGGATCGACTACAAGGACACAGCAACCCTGCGCAAGTTCATCTCCGACCGTGGCAAGATTCGTGCCCGCCGTGTCACGGGCGTCTCTGTCCAGGACCAGCGCAAGATCGCCAAGGCTGTGAAGAACGCCCGGGAGATGGCGCTGCTTCCCTACTCGAGCTCGGCTCGCTGA
- the rpsF gene encoding 30S ribosomal protein S6, which yields MRHYEIMIILDPATDERTVGSALEKMLQVVPSSGGTVDKVDIWGKRRLAYEINKKSEGIYAVVDMTATPETAQELDRQLGLNETVLRTKLLRPEA from the coding sequence ATGCGTCACTACGAGATCATGATCATCCTTGACCCTGCTACGGATGAGCGCACTGTCGGCTCCGCGCTGGAGAAGATGCTGCAGGTTGTCCCCAGCAGCGGGGGCACTGTGGACAAGGTCGATATCTGGGGCAAGCGCCGCCTGGCCTACGAGATCAACAAGAAGTCCGAGGGCATCTACGCCGTCGTGGATATGACAGCGACCCCTGAGACCGCTCAGGAGCTCGACCGCCAGCTCGGCCTCAACGAGACTGTCCTGCGTACCAAGCTGCTGCGCCCCGAGGCCTGA
- a CDS encoding transglycosylase domain-containing protein, with protein sequence MADNMNPGGSRPSGKKLAQVASAEREGTDSSAASTRTFPRLPWARRSADRARGAGTAVSAAAGSVAASGAKARRRFLNYPRAGKGPVRRWLPSWRFVMGSFLFLVLAVVGTFAYAYATIRVPEPNEFALAQATTVYYSDGTTAMGKFAEHNRKVVDADSLPDYVGNAVVASEDRSFYSNSGVDPRGIARALWNNLRGGETQGASTLTQQYVKNYYVDTTSSYFGKFQQAIMAIKIDQQQSKEEILGAYLNTVYYGRGAYGIETAAQAFFDKSAADLTVSEAALLAGVLPSPSSWDPAVDPDQAEVRWERVMDYMLEDDYITQEEYDSAAFPETVTPSTEQVYAGTNGYLLQMVRAELQEKAGLSEEEIDTGGFQIVTTIDKTDQDAAVASAQGLPEGHSENLHVALVSVDASTGGILSLYGGEDYLTNQVNTATDAMAQAGSTYKPFALVAALENGATLANGYVGDSPMTIAGHQFQNYQNASYGWSDLVKSTAHSINTPYLQLNQDVGPELTNEAAVRAGYPEDTQGMNDYIQNVLGSASPHTIDIAGAYSTFAAQGVKRDTHIVDTVKNSEDAVAYAAPTEGSQEFDEGVMADADYALQQVVNEGSATKVLALGRPIAAKTGSSSDNKSAQFVGFTPQVVTAVTLYQSGEDGTEESITPWGEYSEITGSTYPADIFVDYMSVALEDVPVEAFPERTAGSYTRGAIHGEAGEVAEDYQQPSTDSGSQDQAPVEEAPVEEAPVEEAPVEEPATEAPATEAPATEAPAQPTVEAPVTQEPVQPPVEQEDPGGSGGDGTDPGGGTDSGGGTDSGGNSGGGGGAELPDSPPESETE encoded by the coding sequence GTGGCAGACAACATGAACCCGGGTGGCTCTCGTCCTAGCGGCAAGAAGCTGGCTCAGGTGGCGAGCGCTGAGCGCGAGGGGACTGACTCCTCTGCGGCATCCACCCGTACGTTTCCCCGTCTTCCTTGGGCCCGCAGGTCTGCGGACCGGGCCCGGGGGGCGGGTACGGCTGTGTCGGCTGCGGCTGGTAGCGTCGCAGCCTCAGGAGCCAAGGCACGACGTCGTTTCCTCAACTACCCGCGCGCCGGAAAGGGGCCGGTCCGGCGCTGGCTTCCGAGCTGGCGCTTTGTCATGGGAAGCTTCCTCTTCCTGGTCCTGGCCGTGGTCGGCACCTTCGCCTACGCCTACGCCACCATCAGGGTCCCTGAGCCCAACGAGTTCGCCCTGGCGCAGGCCACGACCGTCTACTACTCCGACGGAACCACCGCGATGGGTAAGTTTGCCGAGCACAACCGGAAGGTGGTGGACGCTGACTCCCTGCCGGACTACGTGGGCAACGCCGTGGTGGCCTCTGAGGACCGCTCCTTCTACTCCAACAGCGGTGTGGACCCCAGGGGCATTGCCCGAGCCCTGTGGAACAACCTCCGTGGGGGCGAGACCCAGGGTGCGTCCACGTTGACGCAGCAGTACGTCAAGAACTACTACGTTGACACTACCAGCTCCTACTTCGGCAAGTTCCAGCAGGCCATCATGGCCATCAAGATCGACCAGCAGCAGTCGAAGGAGGAGATCCTGGGCGCCTACCTCAACACCGTCTACTACGGGAGGGGTGCCTACGGCATCGAGACTGCGGCTCAGGCGTTCTTCGACAAGTCTGCGGCGGACCTGACCGTCTCGGAGGCAGCCCTGCTGGCCGGTGTCCTACCCTCTCCCAGCTCCTGGGACCCTGCGGTGGACCCGGACCAGGCTGAGGTCCGGTGGGAACGGGTCATGGACTACATGCTCGAGGATGACTACATCACCCAGGAGGAGTACGACTCCGCGGCCTTCCCGGAGACGGTTACGCCGAGTACAGAGCAGGTCTACGCCGGCACCAACGGCTACCTGCTGCAGATGGTGCGCGCCGAGCTCCAGGAGAAGGCCGGCCTGAGCGAGGAGGAGATCGACACCGGTGGCTTTCAGATTGTCACCACGATCGACAAGACCGACCAGGACGCGGCCGTCGCTTCTGCCCAGGGTCTGCCGGAGGGGCACTCGGAGAACCTGCACGTGGCCCTGGTCTCCGTCGATGCCTCAACCGGGGGAATCCTGTCCCTGTACGGGGGGGAGGACTACCTGACGAACCAGGTCAACACCGCGACCGACGCCATGGCCCAGGCTGGGTCCACCTACAAGCCCTTCGCGCTGGTGGCGGCGCTGGAGAACGGGGCGACCCTGGCTAACGGATACGTGGGTGACTCGCCCATGACCATTGCGGGCCACCAGTTCCAGAACTACCAGAACGCCTCCTACGGCTGGTCGGACCTGGTGAAGTCCACTGCCCACTCGATCAACACTCCCTACCTCCAGCTCAACCAGGACGTGGGGCCCGAGCTGACGAACGAGGCGGCCGTCCGCGCCGGCTACCCGGAGGACACCCAGGGGATGAACGACTATATCCAGAACGTGCTGGGCTCGGCCTCTCCGCACACGATCGACATCGCCGGGGCCTACTCCACCTTTGCGGCCCAAGGGGTCAAGCGCGACACCCACATTGTGGACACCGTAAAGAACTCGGAGGACGCGGTCGCCTACGCGGCCCCCACGGAGGGCTCCCAGGAGTTTGATGAGGGGGTCATGGCGGACGCGGACTACGCCCTCCAGCAGGTGGTCAACGAGGGGAGCGCGACCAAGGTGCTCGCCCTGGGGCGCCCTATCGCAGCCAAGACCGGCTCCTCCTCGGACAACAAGTCCGCCCAGTTCGTCGGCTTCACCCCGCAGGTGGTGACTGCCGTGACTCTCTACCAGTCGGGTGAGGACGGGACGGAGGAGTCGATCACTCCCTGGGGCGAGTACAGCGAGATTACCGGCTCCACCTACCCGGCTGACATCTTTGTGGACTACATGTCGGTGGCCCTGGAGGATGTTCCTGTTGAGGCCTTCCCCGAGCGCACGGCTGGTTCCTACACCCGCGGTGCGATTCACGGGGAGGCGGGCGAGGTTGCCGAGGACTACCAGCAGCCCTCCACCGACTCCGGGTCTCAGGACCAGGCGCCCGTAGAGGAGGCCCCTGTAGAGGAGGCCCCTGTAGAGGAGGCCCCTGTAGAGGAGCCTGCTACCGAGGCGCCTGCTACCGAGGCACCTGCTACCGAGGCACCTGCTCAGCCGACGGTTGAGGCCCCAGTCACTCAGGAACCTGTGCAGCCGCCGGTGGAGCAGGAGGATCCGGGCGGTTCCGGGGGCGATGGCACTGACCCGGGCGGTGGCACTGACTCGGGCGGTGGCACTGACTCGGGCGGTAACTCTGGTGGTGGAGGGGGTGCTGAGCTGCCGGACAGTCCGCCCGAGTCCGAGACGGAGTAA
- a CDS encoding cation-translocating P-type ATPase → MTSRTAQDTGTAVPFSRLASSVVSDLGTTTTTGLTATEASRRLAADGPNDLPSAPAVPAWRRLLSQLNDPLIHLLLVAVVISAAAWALEGSHGVPVDSLVILAVVILNAVIGLVQESKAADAVAALSEMTRATSTVLRDGSRLVVPSSELVVGDVLLLSEGDQVGADARLLETATLRVVESSLTGEAEAVTKTPDPVGPDTDLADRTCMVYRGTAVAQGTGRAVVVATGADTEMGAIAQMLESVEEEPTPLQKEIHQISRMLGVIVVVIAVVVVSTLLALASDRSAETVIQALLLGVSLAVAAVPEGLPAILSVVLALGVQRLALHRAVVKKLTSVETLGSASVICSDKTGTLTRSQMTVQEVVTASGTAVVTGTGYAPTGQVAPDADRDGRPDPEPLAGALADEVTVVLSGGAMASDAELSVTDEVWSVIGDPTEGAFLVAERKLGTDGSRQGRFTRVGEIPFTSERKMMSVLYSDARHGTILVSKGAPDVLLERCTRVRVDGTATVLDEKLATRLTNHVTDMSGRALRTLAVAYRVLSQEEAERVSAISHGTGAGGTTAAAETPGSPQTTGSAHSPSVTAAVPADAPAERSDLSDLEHDLVMAGVVGIIDPPRPEAATAVAEAHRAGVRVLMITGDHPATAGRIAADLGLAERGARVVTGRELSTMDENALDAAVAEANVYARVAPEHKMRIVHALRSQGHTVSMTGDGVNDAPALRAADIGVAMGITGTQVTKEAAAMVLADDNFATIVDAVREGRRIFDNIKKFLRFLLSSNMGEVLTVFSGVVLAGAIGLSQNSGTDVVLPLLATQILWINLVTDSGPALAMGVDPSVEDVMGRPPRKPDDRVVDGTMWVGVLLVGAVMATATLGTLDLFLPGGLIQTSLSTDDLDTARTAAFTTLVLAQLFNTLNSRSERVSAFSHLFVNKWLWGSVLLAVLLQVAVVEVPLLQTAFSTRSLDLTHWAVVVTMASLVLWADELRKVVARVLA, encoded by the coding sequence ATGACTTCCAGGACAGCTCAGGACACCGGTACTGCCGTGCCTTTCTCCCGCCTCGCCTCCTCGGTGGTCTCAGACCTGGGCACAACGACCACTACAGGGCTGACCGCCACCGAGGCGTCCCGGCGCCTGGCCGCCGACGGCCCCAATGACCTGCCGTCCGCACCTGCCGTACCTGCGTGGAGGCGCCTCCTGTCCCAGCTCAACGACCCGCTCATCCACCTGCTGCTGGTCGCTGTGGTCATCTCCGCCGCCGCCTGGGCCCTGGAGGGATCTCACGGGGTCCCGGTCGACTCGCTCGTCATCCTGGCCGTTGTCATCCTCAACGCCGTGATCGGCCTCGTCCAGGAGAGCAAGGCCGCTGACGCTGTCGCAGCCCTGTCAGAAATGACCCGGGCCACCTCAACCGTCCTACGTGACGGATCACGGCTCGTCGTGCCCTCCTCCGAGCTCGTCGTCGGGGACGTCCTGCTCCTGTCCGAGGGGGACCAGGTGGGAGCCGACGCCCGCCTGCTGGAGACAGCCACCCTGCGCGTGGTGGAGTCCTCCCTGACTGGCGAGGCCGAGGCCGTCACCAAGACACCAGACCCGGTCGGTCCCGACACGGACCTGGCCGACCGCACCTGCATGGTCTACCGCGGCACTGCTGTGGCCCAGGGCACCGGCCGGGCCGTCGTCGTGGCCACCGGGGCCGACACGGAGATGGGCGCCATCGCCCAGATGCTGGAGTCCGTCGAGGAGGAGCCGACCCCGCTACAGAAGGAGATCCACCAGATCTCCAGGATGCTGGGAGTCATCGTCGTCGTTATCGCGGTGGTCGTGGTGAGCACCCTCTTGGCCCTGGCCAGCGACCGCAGCGCCGAGACTGTCATCCAGGCCCTGCTGCTGGGCGTGTCCCTGGCGGTGGCCGCAGTACCTGAGGGGCTGCCCGCCATCCTGTCAGTGGTCCTGGCACTGGGAGTCCAGCGCCTGGCCCTGCACCGGGCGGTGGTCAAGAAGCTGACCAGCGTGGAGACCCTCGGGTCGGCTTCGGTCATCTGCTCGGACAAGACCGGCACGCTCACTCGCTCGCAGATGACCGTCCAGGAGGTGGTCACCGCCTCGGGAACCGCTGTAGTCACCGGGACCGGCTACGCCCCTACCGGCCAGGTAGCCCCCGACGCCGACCGCGACGGCCGTCCCGACCCTGAGCCCCTGGCAGGTGCGCTGGCCGACGAGGTCACGGTGGTGCTCTCCGGCGGGGCGATGGCCTCAGACGCTGAGCTGAGCGTGACCGACGAGGTGTGGAGCGTCATCGGCGACCCCACCGAAGGCGCCTTCCTCGTGGCGGAGAGAAAGCTCGGCACCGACGGGAGCCGCCAGGGACGCTTCACCCGTGTGGGCGAGATCCCCTTCACCTCCGAGCGCAAGATGATGTCCGTGCTGTACAGCGACGCCAGGCACGGCACCATCCTCGTGTCCAAGGGAGCACCCGACGTACTCCTGGAACGCTGTACACGGGTCCGCGTGGACGGTACCGCCACCGTCCTGGATGAGAAGCTGGCCACCCGCCTCACCAATCACGTCACGGACATGTCCGGCCGGGCCCTGCGCACCCTGGCAGTGGCCTACCGGGTGCTCAGCCAGGAGGAGGCTGAGCGTGTGAGCGCGATCTCGCACGGGACGGGAGCAGGCGGCACAACCGCTGCGGCTGAAACCCCAGGCTCCCCGCAGACCACAGGCTCCGCGCACAGCCCCTCCGTCACGGCCGCCGTCCCTGCAGATGCCCCTGCAGAGCGCTCTGACCTCTCCGACCTGGAGCACGACCTGGTCATGGCCGGCGTCGTGGGCATCATCGACCCGCCCCGCCCCGAGGCAGCCACCGCCGTCGCCGAGGCCCACCGCGCCGGGGTACGCGTCCTCATGATTACCGGGGACCACCCGGCCACCGCCGGGCGCATCGCCGCCGACCTGGGTCTGGCCGAGCGCGGAGCGCGAGTGGTGACCGGCCGCGAGCTGAGCACGATGGACGAGAACGCGCTGGACGCCGCCGTCGCCGAGGCCAACGTCTACGCCCGGGTGGCGCCCGAGCACAAGATGCGGATCGTCCACGCCCTGCGCTCCCAGGGCCACACGGTGTCCATGACCGGCGACGGCGTCAACGATGCTCCCGCCCTGCGAGCCGCCGACATCGGTGTGGCTATGGGGATCACCGGCACTCAGGTGACCAAGGAGGCCGCCGCCATGGTGCTGGCTGACGACAACTTCGCCACCATCGTGGACGCGGTGCGCGAGGGGCGGCGCATCTTCGACAACATCAAGAAGTTCCTGCGGTTCCTGCTGTCCTCCAACATGGGGGAGGTGCTCACTGTCTTCAGCGGCGTGGTGCTGGCCGGGGCCATCGGGTTGTCCCAGAACTCAGGGACTGACGTAGTGCTGCCCCTGCTGGCCACCCAGATTCTGTGGATCAACCTGGTCACCGACTCAGGACCGGCCCTAGCCATGGGGGTGGACCCCAGCGTCGAGGACGTTATGGGACGCCCGCCGCGCAAGCCTGACGACCGTGTGGTAGATGGCACTATGTGGGTCGGAGTGCTACTGGTGGGAGCGGTCATGGCTACCGCCACCCTGGGAACCCTGGACCTCTTCCTGCCCGGGGGGCTCATCCAGACCAGCCTGTCCACCGACGACCTGGACACGGCCCGCACGGCGGCCTTCACCACCCTTGTGCTGGCCCAGCTGTTCAACACCCTCAACTCACGCTCAGAGCGGGTGAGCGCCTTCAGCCACCTCTTTGTCAACAAGTGGCTGTGGGGCTCTGTCCTCCTGGCCGTGCTGCTCCAGGTCGCCGTGGTGGAGGTGCCCCTGCTCCAGACGGCCTTCTCCACCCGTTCCCTGGACCTGACCCACTGGGCAGTCGTGGTGACCATGGCCTCCCTGGTGCTGTGGGCCGACGAGCTGCGCAAGGTGGTGGCACGGGTACTGGCCTGA
- a CDS encoding macro domain-containing protein translates to MREARGQHVEDYGTLVAQTLAWAVDDARRYLSDSELARLTPTGRVEADRRLLDTLLTLREPGTVPSQAADAIGALLDAEARDRGVVDVATLPRVASSGPLSAMALWQGDITRLRVGAVVNAANSALLGCRVPGHACIDNAIHAAAGPWLRNACAEHVRAQGAPEPTGTAVLTPGFSLPAQAVIHTVGPVVSGGEPTEENARLLASCYRSCLETAWSAGLDSIALCSVSTGAFGYPVEQAARVALTEVLDWLGEHGDSAGAAEASGPAVGAVRACSSSSTPSPSVTLRCTRAFWRSTRAASGVVLPGTQVPAASRRVAAPVTPRARHHSHGLAAEATKSSRAAESS, encoded by the coding sequence ATGAGGGAGGCCAGAGGGCAGCATGTCGAGGACTACGGGACGCTTGTGGCCCAGACGCTGGCCTGGGCCGTTGACGACGCCAGGCGCTATCTCTCCGACTCCGAGCTCGCACGGCTTACCCCCACCGGGCGGGTCGAGGCGGACCGTCGGCTGCTGGACACCCTGCTGACCCTGCGCGAGCCTGGCACCGTGCCGTCGCAGGCCGCTGACGCCATCGGTGCCCTCCTGGACGCCGAGGCCCGGGACAGGGGCGTGGTTGACGTCGCCACCCTGCCGCGGGTGGCCAGTAGCGGGCCGCTGTCTGCGATGGCTCTGTGGCAGGGCGACATCACGCGCCTACGTGTGGGCGCTGTCGTCAACGCTGCCAACAGCGCTCTGCTGGGCTGCCGGGTCCCTGGCCACGCCTGCATCGACAACGCCATCCACGCCGCCGCCGGGCCGTGGCTGCGCAACGCCTGCGCTGAGCACGTACGTGCCCAGGGGGCGCCTGAGCCCACTGGTACCGCCGTCCTCACCCCCGGCTTCAGCCTGCCCGCCCAGGCCGTTATCCACACGGTTGGCCCGGTCGTCTCCGGCGGTGAGCCTACAGAGGAGAACGCCCGCCTGCTGGCCTCCTGCTACCGCTCCTGCCTGGAGACGGCCTGGAGTGCCGGGCTGGACAGCATCGCCTTGTGCTCGGTGTCCACCGGAGCCTTCGGGTACCCGGTCGAGCAGGCCGCCAGGGTGGCGCTGACGGAGGTCCTTGACTGGCTGGGCGAGCACGGGGATAGCGCAGGAGCGGCGGAGGCCTCTGGTCCTGCGGTGGGGGCGGTCAGGGCATGCTCGTCGTCATCGACACCTTCTCCCAGCGTGACACTCAGGTGTACCAGGGCCTTCTGGAGGAGTACCAGGGCCGCTAGCGGGGTGGTCCTGCCAGGAACGCAGGTGCCCGCTGCCAGCCGCCGGGTAGCCGCGCCTGTTACCCCCCGGGCTCGCCACCACTCGCACGGCCTTGCCGCAGAGGCGACCAAATCCTCAAGAGCAGCCGAATCCTCCTAG
- a CDS encoding winged helix-turn-helix transcriptional regulator translates to MTDTTSYVTEDRRAGPLIDYDVMSPRCPSRTVLRHVVNRWSPLVVMALHDGPLRFSDLRCRVGGVTPKVLTQTLRSMERDGLLERTETSGVPPRVDYGLTPLGATLRGPMTTLRTWAQDHADQVLAAREAYDAAGAP, encoded by the coding sequence ATGACTGATACAACGTCTTACGTCACTGAGGACCGTCGTGCTGGTCCACTTATCGACTATGACGTCATGTCTCCGCGCTGTCCCTCGCGCACGGTCTTGCGCCACGTCGTGAACCGCTGGTCTCCCCTGGTGGTCATGGCCCTGCACGACGGCCCCCTGCGCTTCTCCGACCTGCGCTGTCGCGTTGGTGGGGTGACCCCCAAGGTCCTGACCCAGACGCTGCGCTCCATGGAGCGTGACGGTCTGCTGGAGCGCACCGAGACCAGTGGCGTGCCGCCGCGCGTGGACTACGGGCTGACCCCTCTGGGTGCCACGCTGCGCGGGCCGATGACGACACTGCGGACTTGGGCGCAGGACCACGCCGACCAGGTCCTGGCCGCCCGGGAGGCCTACGACGCGGCGGGTGCTCCATGA
- a CDS encoding NAD(P)-dependent oxidoreductase translates to MKIAVIGGTGMVGSRTVTEAASRGHEVTSATRSGRPAADATTDIVTRLSDVEAVRRLLADNDVVIITTSPDRTGGPVQPTIDEHRALVESLTAEPLGRLVVVGGAGALETEPGSGQLIKDTPDFPAEVYPEANAYAQVLELYRGAGSAFAWSVVAPAPTIEPGQRTGTYTQATDSPAGPRVSAEDMAVALVDEAESDAHRGIRWTVASQG, encoded by the coding sequence ATGAAGATCGCAGTCATCGGCGGAACCGGGATGGTCGGGTCGCGCACCGTCACCGAGGCGGCCTCTCGCGGACACGAGGTCACCAGCGCCACCCGCTCGGGCAGGCCTGCCGCCGACGCCACGACAGACATCGTCACCCGGCTCTCCGACGTTGAGGCCGTGCGCCGTCTGCTGGCCGACAACGACGTCGTCATCATCACGACCTCACCTGACCGCACCGGCGGACCGGTCCAGCCCACGATCGACGAGCACCGGGCGCTGGTGGAGTCCCTGACCGCCGAGCCGCTCGGACGACTGGTCGTGGTCGGCGGCGCAGGAGCGCTGGAGACTGAGCCCGGCTCCGGCCAGCTCATCAAGGACACGCCCGACTTCCCGGCGGAGGTCTACCCCGAGGCCAACGCCTACGCCCAGGTCCTGGAGCTCTACCGGGGCGCGGGCTCTGCCTTTGCCTGGTCTGTCGTGGCCCCGGCCCCGACGATCGAGCCCGGGCAGCGCACCGGGACCTACACCCAGGCCACGGACAGCCCCGCCGGTCCCCGGGTCTCCGCAGAGGACATGGCCGTGGCGCTGGTTGACGAGGCCGAGTCCGACGCCCACCGCGGTATCCGCTGGACAGTGGCCTCACAGGGCTGA